In Oceanobacillus sp. FSL K6-2867, one DNA window encodes the following:
- a CDS encoding CotY/CotZ family spore coat protein: protein MGCGKNNDSGNCVVDILKDIVDAQNDIVENCCDTSCDESISDLLGENDNGNGLDTVPIILYCKDGCKPFKGFGALKERRNKIGPILASFIFRVKKVDKVHCAVLELLLKDGENTGCEHLKCPTDQSTDKLRATGICITVDLDCFCHVTCLPAIDAFNRDFH from the coding sequence ATGGGATGTGGGAAAAATAATGATTCTGGAAATTGTGTTGTAGATATCCTTAAAGACATTGTAGACGCACAAAATGATATCGTGGAAAATTGCTGTGACACGAGCTGTGATGAATCCATTAGCGATCTACTCGGTGAGAATGATAATGGTAATGGTTTAGATACAGTACCAATAATTTTATATTGTAAAGATGGCTGTAAACCATTTAAGGGATTTGGTGCTCTAAAAGAGAGAAGAAATAAAATCGGACCAATTCTTGCTAGCTTTATTTTTAGAGTGAAAAAAGTCGACAAAGTTCATTGTGCTGTCCTTGAACTTCTGCTAAAAGACGGTGAAAATACTGGATGTGAACATTTGAAGTGTCCTACGGATCAAAGCACAGATAAACTTCGCGCAACAGGTATTTGTATAACAGTTGACCTAGATTGCTTCTGCC